The following nucleotide sequence is from Solidesulfovibrio carbinolicus.
CGGCGTCGGTGGCGAAAGGCGACACCCCGGGCTTGACCGGTCCGGTCTGGGCCACGTCGAGGATGGCATGGTCCTCGGGGGTGGGCGGAACCTTGAGCGGCAGGGAATGGAAGGCTTTCTGGGCCACCTTCTCCATGGCCGCCTGATGGCTGTCCATGAGTTGCTTGGCTTGCGTTTCCTCTTCGCTGGGGGCGTCGGGCGGCGTGGTGACGGTTTCGGCTTCGTTGGCCAGGGCCTTGCCGGTCTTGGCGTTGGCGGCCAGCAGCGTGGGCGATTCCTCGTACTCCATGCCGATGATGCGGAAACGGTCGTCAGTGCCGCGCTGCCAGTACAGGCGTTTGACGCCCTGGGAAACCAGGGTCGGCGAGCGGTAGACCTGGACGAAGTAGGTCACCCAGTAATCCGGTCCGGGAAGCGCCCGGATGTCGGACAGTGTGACCTGAATCCAGGGCAGGGATTTGAACAACCGTTCCTTTTGGGACCGGAAAGCGGCGAAGGGCTGGCCTTCGGAGATGGCGAATTTTTCGGCGTCGTGGAAGCCGAAAAAGGCTTCGGAGCGCTCAGCCCAGGCCTTGCCCCAGGCTTGGGTGGCTTCCACCACTTCCTTGGCCTCGGCCCTAAGGCGCGGGGCGTCGGCGGCAAGGCGCACCTCGTCGGCGATGATGACCGGCGTGCCCAGGGCCAGATCGTTATCCAGGCGATGGAGATCCGGGGTATTCAGCGCCACGCAGCCCTGGGTCACGTAGGGGACGATGGAATTGCCCCGGCCGTGGATCCAGATGCCATGGCCGGTCTTTTTGCGCACCACGTCGGCCGGATTGGGGAAATTGAGCGGAAAGGCCAAGTCGCCGTAGAGTTCGTAATTGAGTCCCGAAGCCTTGCGCCGGACGATGAAGTAGACGCCCTCGGGGGTGCGCAGGTCGCCTTCCTTGAACTTGTCGCCAAGGAGCTGGCCGGTGGCGCAGGGCAAAAACTCGGCCACCCGCACCGGGCTTTGGCGCGAGAGCAGGAAAAAGGCCTGGGACTTCTTGTCCACGGCCACGGACAGCTTGGGAAACCACTGCGTGTCCACCACGTCCGCCGTCCATTCCGCCGCCGCCGGACGGTACGGCAGCAGCAGCAGGACGGCGAGGACAAGGGCGTGGCCGAATCGTTTCATGCGTGCTCGCGTCAGGAGGCCGGTTGCTCTTTGGCGGCGGCGACCAGGGCCTCACGGGTGAAGATGGACAAAAGCGGAAAGCCCCGCTCGGCCAGACGCTGGCTGCCGCCTTCGTTGCGGTCCAGCACGGTCACCACGGCGCCGATGGTCAGTCCGGCGTCCTGGACCCGGTCGATGACGGTGACAAGCGTACCGCCGGTGGTCACCACGTCTTCCAGCAGCGCGACCTTGTCGCCGGGCTGGAAATTGGACAGCCCTTCCAAAAACTGATTTGTGCCGTGGCCCTTGGAGGCCTTGCGCACGATAAAGGCCGGCATGGGGCGATGGCGCAGAAACGAGGCCACGGACACGGCCGTGACGAGGGGATCAGCCCCCAGGGTCATGCCGCCGACGCCGACGATGTCGGCCGGCAGCAGGTCGAAAAGCAGATTGCCGATGAGCCAGGCCCCTTCGGGGTGCAGGGCGGTCTGTTTGCAGTCGAAATAGTAGTCGCTCTTGCGCCCGGAGGTCAGGGTGATTTCCCCGGCGCGGTAGGATTTTTCCATGAGCAGGGCGGCCAGGCGGCCCCGCATGGCGGCGGCGTCAAGATTTTGCGGACAGGACATGGTTATCCTCATTGCGGCCCTTTGCTTTTGGCATACAAAAGCCCGGCCTTTTTGAAAAGCGGTTCATCGTAAACGGCCATCGCGCGCTTCCCCCATGTTGGGGGTCCGGGGGCCTAAGGCCCCCGGCCGCCGGAGGCATCTTCTCTTCTTCTCGATCCTACCCGAAAACCCTGGAATAAATAAGGTCTTCGTGGGCGAGGTAGTAGGTCGGGTCGAACAGGGCGTCGAGGACGGCCGGCGCGAGCTTGGCGGTGATGGCCGGATCGGCCCGGACGGCGTCGGGGAAGGACTTGCGGCCTTCCCAGCAGGCCATGGCCACCCGCTGCACCAGCACGTAGGCTTCCTGGCGGTCCATGCCGGCCTCGATGAGCGCCAACAGCACCCGCTGGGAGTAGAACAGGCCAAAGGAACCCATGAGGTTGCGGGCCATGTTGTCCGGGTTGACCTTGAGGTTCTTCAGGATATTGGTCAACCGGGCCAGGGTGTAGTCGGCCAGGATGGTGGAATCGGGCATGATGACGCGCTCCACCGAGGAATGCGAGATGTCGCGCTCGTGCCACAGCGGCATGTTTTCCAGCGAGGCCAGGGCGTTGGTGCGAATCAGGCGCGAGAGGCCGCAGAGGTTTTCGGCGGAAATCGGGTTCTTCTTGTGGGGCATGGCCGAGGAGCCTTTCTGGCCCTTGGCAAAGCCTTCCTCGGCTTCGAGGACTTCGGTGCGCTGGAGGTGGCGCAGTTCGGTGGACAGGCGCTCCACGCCGCCGGCAATGAGCGCCAGGGCGGTGAAAAAGGCGGCGTGCCGGTCGCGCTGGATGATCTGGGTGGAGATGGGATCGACCGCCAGCCCCATGATGTCCATGGCGATGGCTTCAACCCGGGGATCGAGGTGGGCGTAGCCGCCCACGGCCCCGGAAATCTTGCCCACGCGCACGCCGGTTAGCGCCGCGACGAAGCGCTCGCGGTGACGGGAAAATTCGGCGTAGAAAGACGCCATCTTCATGCCGAAGCTCAAGGGTTCGGCATGGATGCCGTGGGTACGGCCGATCATCAGCTGGCCCTTGAAGCGCATGGCCAGGTCCTTGATGGCGGTAAGCAACCCGTCGAGGTCGGCCAGGATCAGGTCGCCGGCCCGGCCAAGCAGCAAGGCGTTGGCCGTGTCCACGATGTCCGAGGAGGTGCAGCCCAGGTGAATGAACCGGGCCGAAGGGCCGACGCGCTCTTCCACGGCGGTCAAAAAGGCGATGACGTCGTGGCGGGTGGTTTCCTCGATTTCGAGGATGCGGGCCACGTCGAAGCCGGCTTTTTCCCGGATGACGGCCATGTCGGCCTCGGGAACGCGGCCAAGCCTGGTCCAGGCCTCGCACACGGCCAGCTCGACTTCGAGCCAGGCGGCGAAACGGTTTTCCAGGGACCACAGGTCGCCCATGGCTTTGCGGGTATAGCGCTCGATCATGCGTGCTCCTTGGGCGTTTGGGCCTGGTCATCATCCTCGGGGTGTTCTTCGGCGGACAGCGGCACGGACGGGTCCCGGGCGAGCTGGGGCACGTCCACGGGCGTTCCCTTGACGGTGTCGTTGCCGTCACGCTTGAACGTGCCGGGGCGTCTTTGGACGTAGTCGGTGGCGTGAAAGCCGCTGCCCTTGAGGGCGAAGGCGGACAGGGAGACGATGCGCGGCGCGCTGCGGCCGCAGGCGGGGCAGGGAGCCTGTCCCGTGTCCACGGTGCGGCACAGTTCCTCGAACACCCGGCCGCAGGCGGGACACTCGAACTCATACAAGGGCATGTGCCCCTCCGGAAGTCGTGCAAAAAGCCGGGCAGGGATTGGCCCGACCCGGTTTTTGCGCGCTTTGCTGCGTCGTTACGTCGCGCAAACAGGCCGCGACGCCGCAAGGCCGCCCGGCGTTTCCATCATTTCCAATAATACGCGCGATTATCAGAAAACATCAGGCCAGGGCCTGAAAGGCCTGACGGCCATGGCGCAGGGCGGCGGCAGTCGCGGATGGCGTCGGCCGGCGGGCCAACCAAGCAGGCAGCCGGCGACACCCGGTAATCGAAAGAATCGGCCGGCCGGAACTAGGCCTTTTTGGCGGCAATGGCCTGACGGACGCGCTCCTTGAGGCGTTCCTTGCGGCGCTTGCGGCGACGATCCAGTTCCTTGTGGCGCTCATGCTTCTTATGCTTGGACATGGGAATTCCTCCTATCGGGTGAAAGAACCCGATGCGGTATATCAAGGCCGGGCGTTTGTAAAGACGCCTTCGTCCGGTTGCCGGGCCGGAGCTGCGAAAATCCCGGCCCGACCCATGCCGCGGCCGATGGGCCGGACCAGAGGGTCGCCGGCCGCCAAGAGCCTGGCCAACCCTCAGGCCCGTGGCGGTCGGCGGCAGGGCCAGAGCGCTATTCCGAGGGAATCGGCTCCACCGGCTCGGTCAGCAGGAACTTGCCCTGCTCGATTTTTTCTTTCAATTTTTCGGCCACTTCCAATGACATGGACAGGCTGGTCAGGGGCACGGCCTGGGTCTTTTTGCCGTTGACCATAATCTCGCCCGTGCGGCACTCGGCGTAGGTCACAAGCCCCAGCGACCGGCCCACGCCGTTGGGATAGTCGTGGCCATAGTCCTTCACCGGCATTTCGATGTCCGCGTCGGACACGCCCGTGAAAAAGGCCATGTCTTCATTGAGAATGGGAATGGGAATGCCGATGCCCATGGCCAGGGACACGCCGTACCCGAGGATGGACACGGCCCGCACGTAGCGGGGGCTCATGCCCTTGAGGTCGCCCTTGACCATGAGCGTGCCCGAGGCGGAAATGGGGATGCCGCGCTCGTTGCGCTTGGGCTTGGGATCGTGCTGGGTGCCGGCCCCGATGACGTAGCCGACCCCGCCGCCCATGAAGATACGCGTGCCAAGGCCTATGGTCTTCAAATACGGGTCGTTGAAAAGCGGCGACAACTCGCCGGCGGTGGCGAAATTGGCGTTTCGGGCGTTGGGCTTAAGCGGCCCCATGTAGGTATAGATGATGCGGCTGGTGAGGTTCACGGCCACATTGTAGTTCTGGTAGCAGTTGCGGGGATTTAAAAGCTGGGCGTACTTGAGGTCGGCCAGGGTCACGTCCTTTTCCAGTTCCCGGCGCGGATAGCAGTCCGTGCCGTAGGATTCGCAGAAAAGACGCACGGCCTTGCCCCGCAGCAGATCCTCGATGACATGGGCCCCGCCGTACTTGAAGCGGCCGGGGTGGATCTTGTTGAGGGGATCTTCCTTGGGCAGTTCGGTCGCCCCGATATAGGCGTCCACGGCGGCCAGGCCGGCGTGGGCCGGGACGTTGTTGAGCCGCACCTTCTGGGCCTTGAGGGTGGGCGGCTCCTGGCCGAAATTAAAAAGCATTCCCGAGGAGCACATGGGCGAGAAGGTGCCCGTGGTCACCACATCCACTTCCTTGGCCGCCTTGACCTTGCCGAGACGCCGCACGGTCTCGACCATTTCGGCGGCGGTCAGCACCACGGCCTTGCCTTGCTCAATGCGCCGATTGATTTCGGCGACGGTCTTTTTCACCTCATGGGTCATGCCGGAAATCTCCTCCTGCCGTCGTTTCGCGCCCGGCGGGGCCTTTTTTGGCCCATTTCAGCCGTCTTGGCAAC
It contains:
- a CDS encoding L,D-transpeptidase Cds6 family protein codes for the protein MKRFGHALVLAVLLLLPYRPAAAEWTADVVDTQWFPKLSVAVDKKSQAFFLLSRQSPVRVAEFLPCATGQLLGDKFKEGDLRTPEGVYFIVRRKASGLNYELYGDLAFPLNFPNPADVVRKKTGHGIWIHGRGNSIVPYVTQGCVALNTPDLHRLDNDLALGTPVIIADEVRLAADAPRLRAEAKEVVEATQAWGKAWAERSEAFFGFHDAEKFAISEGQPFAAFRSQKERLFKSLPWIQVTLSDIRALPGPDYWVTYFVQVYRSPTLVSQGVKRLYWQRGTDDRFRIIGMEYEESPTLLAANAKTGKALANEAETVTTPPDAPSEEETQAKQLMDSHQAAMEKVAQKAFHSLPLKVPPTPEDHAILDVAQTGPVKPGVSPFATDAAKVVPPPPAAPAVPAAPAAPIQVAQAPEKSAVPPAPVAQPVETPAPAAKAPEPAAPPVPAAKAVAPEQAAAIRAAVESWRAAWERGRIEDYLAHYADNAVQGSLKGKEAIRRQKAGLWQGHPPSRVTMEVLSAASEGDGFTVVCAMDYQGKAGGRESAGFKTLSLVPAGGKLVIAKERWSKQRPAVGLALGPAPSAVAVATATPKAESAKPAPAVEIPAPAVSTAAAGQPVAPVAAQAPAKPDKADKAGKEAAAAAMVEAWRAAWERGRVGEYASFYADSAVQGDSKGREAIRSRKADLWKDKAPKKVTFSDVKITPRRDGYVVTFVQDYESRDGGSDRGKKTLYLAPSGNGFAIVEEKWSRM
- a CDS encoding homocysteine biosynthesis protein; protein product: MTHEVKKTVAEINRRIEQGKAVVLTAAEMVETVRRLGKVKAAKEVDVVTTGTFSPMCSSGMLFNFGQEPPTLKAQKVRLNNVPAHAGLAAVDAYIGATELPKEDPLNKIHPGRFKYGGAHVIEDLLRGKAVRLFCESYGTDCYPRRELEKDVTLADLKYAQLLNPRNCYQNYNVAVNLTSRIIYTYMGPLKPNARNANFATAGELSPLFNDPYLKTIGLGTRIFMGGGVGYVIGAGTQHDPKPKRNERGIPISASGTLMVKGDLKGMSPRYVRAVSILGYGVSLAMGIGIPIPILNEDMAFFTGVSDADIEMPVKDYGHDYPNGVGRSLGLVTYAECRTGEIMVNGKKTQAVPLTSLSMSLEVAEKLKEKIEQGKFLLTEPVEPIPSE
- a CDS encoding FmdB family zinc ribbon protein; translation: MPLYEFECPACGRVFEELCRTVDTGQAPCPACGRSAPRIVSLSAFALKGSGFHATDYVQRRPGTFKRDGNDTVKGTPVDVPQLARDPSVPLSAEEHPEDDDQAQTPKEHA
- the pyrE gene encoding orotate phosphoribosyltransferase, whose translation is MSCPQNLDAAAMRGRLAALLMEKSYRAGEITLTSGRKSDYYFDCKQTALHPEGAWLIGNLLFDLLPADIVGVGGMTLGADPLVTAVSVASFLRHRPMPAFIVRKASKGHGTNQFLEGLSNFQPGDKVALLEDVVTTGGTLVTVIDRVQDAGLTIGAVVTVLDRNEGGSQRLAERGFPLLSIFTREALVAAAKEQPAS
- the purB gene encoding adenylosuccinate lyase, encoding MIERYTRKAMGDLWSLENRFAAWLEVELAVCEAWTRLGRVPEADMAVIREKAGFDVARILEIEETTRHDVIAFLTAVEERVGPSARFIHLGCTSSDIVDTANALLLGRAGDLILADLDGLLTAIKDLAMRFKGQLMIGRTHGIHAEPLSFGMKMASFYAEFSRHRERFVAALTGVRVGKISGAVGGYAHLDPRVEAIAMDIMGLAVDPISTQIIQRDRHAAFFTALALIAGGVERLSTELRHLQRTEVLEAEEGFAKGQKGSSAMPHKKNPISAENLCGLSRLIRTNALASLENMPLWHERDISHSSVERVIMPDSTILADYTLARLTNILKNLKVNPDNMARNLMGSFGLFYSQRVLLALIEAGMDRQEAYVLVQRVAMACWEGRKSFPDAVRADPAITAKLAPAVLDALFDPTYYLAHEDLIYSRVFG